From the Bacteroidales bacterium genome, the window ACCTCACCTTCGTAGCTACAGATGCTCATAAACTGGTTCGTTACCGCCGTATGGATGCAAATCTTGGTTTGTCAGCATCCTTTATTGTCCCGCGTAAACCACTTAATGTACTGAAAAACCTCCTGGCTAACGATGACTTCCCTGTGCAGGTAGATTATAATGTTACCAATGCTTCATTCACTTTTCAGGGGGTTCAGTTATACAGCCGCCTGATTGAAGGTAAATATCCTGCGTATGAAGCCGTTATTCCTAAGGATAATAAAAATAAACTCGTTGTTGATCGCCTGGCCTTTATCAATACTGTAAAGCGCCTTTCACCATTTGCCAATCAGAGTACTCACCAGGTAAGGCTTCGCATTAGCGGTCAGGAACTGCTTATGAATGCCGAAGATATAGATTACTCCAATGAAGGTATCGAACGCCTGAAATGTACCTATGAAGGTGAAGATATGGAAATTGGCTTCAATTCAAAATTCCTGCTTGATATGGTTAGCAACCTGGAAACTGAAGAAATATGCTTCGAACTCTCTGGACCTACACGCGCCGGAATCATACTTCCGGTTATGGCCGAATCAAAAGATGAAAA encodes:
- the dnaN gene encoding DNA polymerase III subunit beta, whose amino-acid sequence is MKFIVNSHLLLRKLQSLSGVINSSNTLPILDDFLFELEDSTLKVTATDLETTMVMSMETTMADEPGRITIQAKLLLDFLKYLPDAPLNFTIDDNTLGVEIQSSEGKYKLTGHNADDYPQLPALSETTSVEISSALLAAGISKSVFATGNDELRPVMGGVFFEFTPDYLTFVATDAHKLVRYRRMDANLGLSASFIVPRKPLNVLKNLLANDDFPVQVDYNVTNASFTFQGVQLYSRLIEGKYPAYEAVIPKDNKNKLVVDRLAFINTVKRLSPFANQSTHQVRLRISGQELLMNAEDIDYSNEGIERLKCTYEGEDMEIGFNSKFLLDMVSNLETEEICFELSGPTRAGIILPVMAESKDENILMLVMPVMLAQN